In the Helianthus annuus cultivar XRQ/B chromosome 11, HanXRQr2.0-SUNRISE, whole genome shotgun sequence genome, one interval contains:
- the LOC110888915 gene encoding protein FAR1-RELATED SEQUENCE 5-like, with amino-acid sequence MWRAFPHVMMIDATYKTNIYNMPFIQIVGMTPTNKSFIIAPAVVSKERGDNFVWVLERVKAMLDECMEPRVILTDRDLALMGACAKVFPDASRLLCRWHIQQNVMKHCKGAFTDDDWKKFMSFWGTLIESPSIPIYDYHLRNMRKRLGECKRSRVFKYVYDNWLKDYKEMFVFAWTDKRRNFGN; translated from the exons atgtggcgtgcattcccccaCGTCATGATGATCGATGCAACGTACAAGACAAACATATACAATATGCCCTTTATCCAGATTGTTGGTATGACGCCTACCAACAAATCGTTTATTATCGCGCCTGCCGTTGTTAGTAAAGAACGGGGTGATAACTTTGTGTGGGTGCTTGAGAGGGTTAAGGCAATGTTGGATGAATGTATGGAgccacgtgtgattttaacggatAGAGACCTAGCCCTTATGGGCGCGTGTGCTAAAGTATTTCCAGACGCCTCCAGGCTTCTTTGCAGGTGGCACATACAACAGAATGTTATGAAGCACTGCAAGGGTGCCTTCACAGACGACGACTGGAAGAAATTTATGTCATTCTGGGGGACATTGATTGAGTCTCCATCCATACCCATCTACGACTACCACTTGCGCAACATGCGAAAGCGACTTGGGGAGTGCAAACGTTCTA gagTCTTCAAATACGTGTACGATAACTGGCTAAAAGACTATAAGGAGATGTTTGTCTTTGCGTGGACTGATAAGAGGCGCAACTTTGGTAATTAG
- the LOC110888916 gene encoding UDP-glycosyltransferase 73E1 has translation MASHSANLHFVLFPLMAQGHMIPMVDMARILAQRGAMVTIITSPVNASRFKSVVNRAFESGLKMKILELQLPLAEVGLPEGCENFDLLPSFAHIVNMVLAMNMLEEPAENMLKVLCPPPSCIISDGCFPWTNDVAKRLNIPRAVFYGPGCFAFLCIHIVTSTNILDEIDSDSEYFVMPGLPDRIEVTKRQTSTWGRGDTIESTKVFERMVKAEKDAIGIVVNSFEELEPKYVEEFAKVKDKKVWCVGPVSLCNESFQDRAERGNKAAINAHDCLKWLDSREPGSLVYVCLGSLSYASTEQAIELGLGLESSNIPSPKSTSRSPFLHQRHSVFRRSYSPLLYEDEEQGPPPTFPSACV, from the exons ATGGCTTCTCATTCCGCAAACCTTCACTTTGTCTTGTTTCCTTTAATGGCTCAAGGTCATATGATACCCATGGTAGACATGGCTCGTATACTAGCCCAACGTGGTGCTATGGTTACTATAATCACAAGTCCAGTTAATGCAAGTCGATTTAAATCAGTTGTTAATCGCGCATTTGAAAGTGGGCTCAAGATGAAAATTCTTGAACTCCAACTCCCATTAGCTGAAGTTGGTCTGCCAGAAGGATGTGAGAATTTTGACTTGTTGCCATCATTTGCACACATAGTTAATATGGTCTTAGCAATGAATATGTTAGAAGAACCAGCGGAAAATATGCTCAAGGTCTTATGTCCGCCTCCAAGTTGCATCATCTCCGATGGTTGTTTCCCTTGGACCAACGATGTGGCAAAGAGGTTAAATATTCCACGGGCTGTTTTCTATGGACCGGGATGTTTCGCATTCCTCTGCATACATATAGTGACAAGTACAAATATACTTGACGAAATTGATTCTGACTCGGAGTACTTTGTAATGCCTGGCCTGCCTGACCGAATTGAAGTTACCAAACGACAGACTTCAACTTGGGGAAGAGGAGACACAATAGAATCTACGAAAGTTTTTGAACGAATGGTAAAAGCCGAGAAGGACGCGATAGGGATTGTGGTAAATAGCTTTGAGGAGTTGGAGCCCAAGTATGTTGAGGAATTTGCAAAGGTAAAAGATAAAAAGGTGTGGTGTGTCGGCCCGGTTTCACTATGCAACGAAAGTTTCCAAGATAGAGCTGAGAGAGGAAACAAGGCCGCGATCAATGCTCATGATTGTTTGAAGTGGCTAGATTCAAGAGAGCCAGGGTCTCTGGTCTATGTTTGCTTAGGAAGCCTATCATATGCTTCCACTGAACAAGCTATTGAGCTTGGGTTGGGACTCGAGTCATCAAACATACCTTCCCCgaagtccacttcaagatcaccgttccttcaccaaaggcattccgtcttca GGCGATCCTATTCTCCTCTTCTATACGAAGACGAAGAACAAGGTCCTCCACCGACATTTCCTTccgcttgtgtttaa
- the LOC110888914 gene encoding uncharacterized protein LOC110888914 yields MWHSCGLPCACRIEKYMREERPIQLEDIDVFWRKLNFQSCKLIDDSLDVVEELDVVRQQLQSHPPAQQKSLLSKIKAVLTPTKSTKKPPVVQQNTRGRPTTKQVQERLDEASRIDEELRRSSFGDANTCFEGHVIRGRAAGAALHPDVRARLDRLDDLKILLGILSK; encoded by the exons ATGTGGCACAGCTGTGGGTTGCCCTGTGCTTGTAGGATAGAAAAGTACATGCGTGAAG AGCGTCCGATTCAACTCGAAGACATAGACGTCTTCTGGCGGAAACTTAACttccaaagttgtaaattgatagACGACTCACTTGACGTGGTCGAAGAGCTAGATGTTGTTAGACAACAATTACAGTCGCACCCCCCAGCTCAGCAAAAAAGCCTGCTTTCAAAGATTAAAGCGGTGTTGACTCCAACGAAATCTACCAAGAAACCACCGGTTGTCCAACAAAATACTCGTGGCCGACCAACAACAAAGCAGGTACAAGAAAGGTTGGACGAGGCCTCTCGTATAGATGAAGAATTGAGGAGAAGCTCCTTCGGTGATGCAAACACGTGCTTTGAAGGTCACGTTATTCGAGGTCGTGCCGCAGGAGCTGCGCTACATCCGGATGTACGAGCCAGGCTTGACAGGCTCGACGATTTG AAAATACTCTTAGGTATTCTGTCGAAATAA
- the LOC110888913 gene encoding UDP-glycosyltransferase 73E1 → MASHTTNLHFVLFPLMAQGHMIPMVDMARILAQRGAMVTIITSPVNANRFRSVVDRAIEADLKIQILELQLPLAEVGLPEGCENFDLLPSSAHAVNMILAMNMLEEPAENMLKVLCPPPSCIISDGCFPWTNDVAKRLNIPRVVFYGPGCFAFLCVHIVTSTNILDEIDSDSEYFVMPGLPDQIEVTKPQASTWGRGDTKESTQVFERMVEAEKDALGIVVNSFEELEPKYVKELSKVKAKRVWCVGPVSLCNKSFQDRAERGNKIAINMQDCLKWLDAKESGSVIYVCLGSLSYASTEQAIELGLGLESSNIPFLWFIRQPSEEFEEWLFKEGYEERIKGKGLMVRGWAPQILILSHQAIGGFVTHCGWNSSLEGISAGIPMVTWPQFGEQFLNERFIINVLKIGVRIGMEVPVIFNKLDESKEIMKRDDIKQAIEGLMKNDEEGEARRKRCMEFAVMAKSAMEEGGSSQRNMTSMIQAIIEELAKKKTPV, encoded by the coding sequence ATGGCTTCTCATACCACAAACCTTCACTTTGTCTTGTTTCCTTTAATGGCTCAAGGTCATATGATACCCATGGTAGACATGGCCCGTATACTAGCCCAACGTGGTGCTATGGTTACTATAATCACAAGTCCAGTTAATGCAAACCGTTTTAGATCGGTTGTTGATCGTGCAATTGAAGCTGATCTCAAGATCCAAATTCTTGAACTCCAACTCCCATTAGCTGAAGTTGGTTTGCCAGAAGGATGTGAGAATTTTGACTTGCTGCCATCATCTGCACACGCGGTTAATATGATCCTAGCAATGAACATGCTAGAAGAACCAGCAGAAAACATGCTCAAGGTCTTATGTCCGCCTCCAAGTTGCATCATCTCGGATGGTTGTTTTCCTTGGACTAACGATGTGGCAAAGAGGCTCAATATTCCCAGGGTTGTTTTCTACGGACCAGGATGTTTCGCGTTCCTGTGTGTACACATAGTGACAAGTACAAATATACTAGACGAAATTGATTCCGACTCAGAGTACTTTGTAATGCCTGGCTTACCTGACCAAATTGAAGTTACCAAACCTCAGGCTTCAACTTGGGGAAGAGGAGACACGAAAGAATCCACCCAGGTTTTTGAACGAATGGTGGAAGCAGAGAAAGACGCTCTAGGGATTGTGGTTAATAGCTTTGAGGAGTTGGAACCCAAGTATGTTAAGGAGTTATCAAAGGTAAAAGCTAAAAGGGTGTGGTGTGTAGGGCCGGTTTCACTATGCAACAAAAGCTTCCAAGATAGAGCCGAAAGAGGAAACAAGATCGCGATCAACATGCAAGATTGTTTGAAATGGCTGGATGCAAAAGAGTCAGGGTCCGTGATCTACGTTTGCTTAGGAAGTCTATCATATGCTTCCACTGAACAAGCCATTGAGCTTGGGTTGGGACTCGAGTCATCAAACATACCATTTCTTTGGTTCATTAGGCAACCAAGTGAAGAATTTGAGGAATGGCTCTTCAAAGAGGGGTATGAGGAACGGATAAAAGGGAAAGGTCTAATGGTCCGTGGTTGGGCGCCACAAATCTTAATATTGTCACACCAAGCCATCGGAGGTTTTGTAACACATTGTGGATGGAACTCAAGTTTAGAAGGGATATCAGCTGGGATCCCAATGGTTACATGGCCACAATTTGGGGAGCAATTTCTAAATGAACGATTTATCATAAATGTGTTGAAAATTGGTGTGAGAATCGGGATGGAGGTTCCGGTTATATTCAATAAGCTAGATGAGTCAAAAGAGATTATGAAGAGGGATGATATCAAACAAGCTATAGAAGGCCTAATGAAAAATGATGAGGAAGGAGAAGCAAGAAGGAAGAGGTGTATGGAGTTTGCGGTAATGGCAAAGAGCGCAATGGAGGAAGGGGGTTCATCTCAACGTAATATGACGTCGATGATTCAAGCTATCATTGAAGAATTAGCCAAGAAAAAAACACCTGTTTAA